A window from Hemicordylus capensis ecotype Gifberg chromosome 2, rHemCap1.1.pri, whole genome shotgun sequence encodes these proteins:
- the YJU2 gene encoding splicing factor YJU2 isoform X2, with the protein MSERKVLNKYYPPDFDPSKIPKLKLPKDRQYVVRLMAPFNMRCKTCGEYIYKGKKFNARKETVQNESYLGLPIFRFYIKCTRCLAEITFKTDPENTDYTMEHGATRNFQAEKLLEEEEKRLQKEREDEELNNPMKVLENRTKDSKLEMEVLENLQELKDLNQRQAHVDFESMLQQYKDYEEEQKRQELEDDEREMKAMLEQAQSRRLLEDSSSDEDPAPAPAKSSVKVNPTDILQEDLEPQPKKQKLETWERSVGALSSKAKLSGLVTAKKKPVSGTANGVGNRNAPSGPGTRNRSSENTTGGAPLSSGSSAGASSLSLLGAYSDSEDSKSD; encoded by the exons ATGTCGGAGAGAAAAGTGCTAAAT AAATACTACCCACCGGACTTCGATCCGTCTAAAATCCCCAAGCTCAAACTTCCAAAGGACCGGCAGTATGTGGTCCGTTTGATGGCTCCTTTTAACATGCG GTGCAAGACCTGCGGCGAGTACATCTACAAAGGCAAGAAGTTCAACGCCCGGAAGGAGACGGTCCAGAATGAATCCTACTTGGGGCTTCCCATCTTCCGCTTCTACATCAAATGCACTCGCTGTCTTGCGGAAATCACCTTCAAG ACAGACCCGGAGAACACGGACTACACCATGGAGCATGGGGCCACTCGCAACTTccaggctgagaagctgctggaggaagaagagaagcgcttgcagaaggagagggaggatgAAGAGCTTAACAACCCCATGAAG gtgctggagaacaggaccAAGGACTCCAAGCTGGAGATGGAGGTCCTGGAGAACCTGCAGGAGCTGAAGGACCTGAACCAGCGCCAGGCCCATGTGGATTTCGAGTCCATGCTGCAGCAGTACAAGGACTacgaggaggagcagaagcggcaggAACTGGAGGATGACGAGAGGGAGATGAA AGCAATGCTGGAGCAAGCTCAGAGCCGGCGGCTGCTGGAAGACTCCAGCTCGGACGAGGACCCGGCTCCGGCCCCTGCGAAGTCATCTGTGAAAGTAAACCCCACCGACATCCTGCAGGAG GATTTGGAGCCCCAGCCCAAGAAGCAGAAGCTGGAGACCTGGGAGAGGAGCGTGGGCGCGCTCTCCAGCAAGGCCAAGCTGTCGGGGCTGGTGACAGCAAAGAAGAAGCCGGTCTCTGGCACGGCGAACGGAGTGGGGAACCGGAATGCACCGTCAGGCCCAG GTACCAGGAACCGGAGCTCAGAGAACACCACTGGGGGCGCCCCTCTGTCTTCCGGGTCAAGCGCAGGGGCCTCTTCCCTCAGCCTCCTGGGCGCTTACTCAGACAGCGAGGACAGCAAAAGCGACTGA
- the YJU2 gene encoding splicing factor YJU2 isoform X1 produces the protein MSERKVLNKYYPPDFDPSKIPKLKLPKDRQYVVRLMAPFNMRCKTCGEYIYKGKKFNARKETVQNESYLGLPIFRFYIKCTRCLAEITFKTDPENTDYTMEHGATRNFQAEKLLEEEEKRLQKEREDEELNNPMKVLENRTKDSKLEMEVLENLQELKDLNQRQAHVDFESMLQQYKDYEEEQKRQELEDDEREMKAMLEQAQSRRLLEDSSSDEDPAPAPAKSSVKVNPTDILQEAPLQDLEPQPKKQKLETWERSVGALSSKAKLSGLVTAKKKPVSGTANGVGNRNAPSGPGTRNRSSENTTGGAPLSSGSSAGASSLSLLGAYSDSEDSKSD, from the exons ATGTCGGAGAGAAAAGTGCTAAAT AAATACTACCCACCGGACTTCGATCCGTCTAAAATCCCCAAGCTCAAACTTCCAAAGGACCGGCAGTATGTGGTCCGTTTGATGGCTCCTTTTAACATGCG GTGCAAGACCTGCGGCGAGTACATCTACAAAGGCAAGAAGTTCAACGCCCGGAAGGAGACGGTCCAGAATGAATCCTACTTGGGGCTTCCCATCTTCCGCTTCTACATCAAATGCACTCGCTGTCTTGCGGAAATCACCTTCAAG ACAGACCCGGAGAACACGGACTACACCATGGAGCATGGGGCCACTCGCAACTTccaggctgagaagctgctggaggaagaagagaagcgcttgcagaaggagagggaggatgAAGAGCTTAACAACCCCATGAAG gtgctggagaacaggaccAAGGACTCCAAGCTGGAGATGGAGGTCCTGGAGAACCTGCAGGAGCTGAAGGACCTGAACCAGCGCCAGGCCCATGTGGATTTCGAGTCCATGCTGCAGCAGTACAAGGACTacgaggaggagcagaagcggcaggAACTGGAGGATGACGAGAGGGAGATGAA AGCAATGCTGGAGCAAGCTCAGAGCCGGCGGCTGCTGGAAGACTCCAGCTCGGACGAGGACCCGGCTCCGGCCCCTGCGAAGTCATCTGTGAAAGTAAACCCCACCGACATCCTGCAGGA ggCCCCACTCCAGGATTTGGAGCCCCAGCCCAAGAAGCAGAAGCTGGAGACCTGGGAGAGGAGCGTGGGCGCGCTCTCCAGCAAGGCCAAGCTGTCGGGGCTGGTGACAGCAAAGAAGAAGCCGGTCTCTGGCACGGCGAACGGAGTGGGGAACCGGAATGCACCGTCAGGCCCAG GTACCAGGAACCGGAGCTCAGAGAACACCACTGGGGGCGCCCCTCTGTCTTCCGGGTCAAGCGCAGGGGCCTCTTCCCTCAGCCTCCTGGGCGCTTACTCAGACAGCGAGGACAGCAAAAGCGACTGA
- the YJU2 gene encoding splicing factor YJU2 isoform X3, producing MAPFNMRCKTCGEYIYKGKKFNARKETVQNESYLGLPIFRFYIKCTRCLAEITFKTDPENTDYTMEHGATRNFQAEKLLEEEEKRLQKEREDEELNNPMKVLENRTKDSKLEMEVLENLQELKDLNQRQAHVDFESMLQQYKDYEEEQKRQELEDDEREMKAMLEQAQSRRLLEDSSSDEDPAPAPAKSSVKVNPTDILQEAPLQDLEPQPKKQKLETWERSVGALSSKAKLSGLVTAKKKPVSGTANGVGNRNAPSGPGTRNRSSENTTGGAPLSSGSSAGASSLSLLGAYSDSEDSKSD from the exons ATGGCTCCTTTTAACATGCG GTGCAAGACCTGCGGCGAGTACATCTACAAAGGCAAGAAGTTCAACGCCCGGAAGGAGACGGTCCAGAATGAATCCTACTTGGGGCTTCCCATCTTCCGCTTCTACATCAAATGCACTCGCTGTCTTGCGGAAATCACCTTCAAG ACAGACCCGGAGAACACGGACTACACCATGGAGCATGGGGCCACTCGCAACTTccaggctgagaagctgctggaggaagaagagaagcgcttgcagaaggagagggaggatgAAGAGCTTAACAACCCCATGAAG gtgctggagaacaggaccAAGGACTCCAAGCTGGAGATGGAGGTCCTGGAGAACCTGCAGGAGCTGAAGGACCTGAACCAGCGCCAGGCCCATGTGGATTTCGAGTCCATGCTGCAGCAGTACAAGGACTacgaggaggagcagaagcggcaggAACTGGAGGATGACGAGAGGGAGATGAA AGCAATGCTGGAGCAAGCTCAGAGCCGGCGGCTGCTGGAAGACTCCAGCTCGGACGAGGACCCGGCTCCGGCCCCTGCGAAGTCATCTGTGAAAGTAAACCCCACCGACATCCTGCAGGA ggCCCCACTCCAGGATTTGGAGCCCCAGCCCAAGAAGCAGAAGCTGGAGACCTGGGAGAGGAGCGTGGGCGCGCTCTCCAGCAAGGCCAAGCTGTCGGGGCTGGTGACAGCAAAGAAGAAGCCGGTCTCTGGCACGGCGAACGGAGTGGGGAACCGGAATGCACCGTCAGGCCCAG GTACCAGGAACCGGAGCTCAGAGAACACCACTGGGGGCGCCCCTCTGTCTTCCGGGTCAAGCGCAGGGGCCTCTTCCCTCAGCCTCCTGGGCGCTTACTCAGACAGCGAGGACAGCAAAAGCGACTGA